In Alphaproteobacteria bacterium US3C007, one genomic interval encodes:
- a CDS encoding sugar ABC transporter permease: MQDRFLSYALLVPAFVIVVATTIYPLAYSFITSFREWDLTRQRTPDDFVGLQNYAHAVAETGFQNSLWVTVIFVVASVVLTLVLAMSLALLLRRRGPLHTFTRIILILPFAMSPALIGVSYRFMFNPEFGVLAVGLGSIFPGLKGTPWLADPDLAMAVLVVTDVWHWTPYMTFMCLGGLASIPRETEEAARIDGASGFRVIWEIVLPQMKGVLLVTAILKTIFALKMFDQVVTLTGGGPGTSTETLAYFVFNVGFKWYDMGYASALAWILTLIMMVISAWYVRMLLSDKNTATA, translated from the coding sequence ATGCAAGATCGTTTCCTTTCTTATGCCTTGCTAGTTCCGGCCTTTGTGATTGTTGTGGCCACGACCATATACCCACTGGCATATTCCTTTATAACTTCATTTCGTGAGTGGGACCTAACCCGGCAGCGCACGCCAGATGATTTTGTGGGACTCCAAAATTATGCTCATGCAGTCGCTGAAACTGGATTTCAAAACTCGCTTTGGGTGACAGTCATATTCGTGGTGGCAAGTGTCGTTCTGACCCTTGTTTTAGCGATGTCACTGGCTTTGCTTCTGCGCCGTAGAGGCCCGCTGCACACATTTACGCGAATTATCCTTATATTACCCTTTGCGATGAGTCCCGCCCTTATCGGAGTCAGTTATCGGTTCATGTTTAATCCAGAATTTGGTGTTCTGGCTGTTGGTTTGGGCTCGATTTTTCCTGGTTTAAAGGGCACGCCTTGGCTTGCCGACCCAGACTTGGCCATGGCAGTTCTGGTCGTAACCGATGTCTGGCATTGGACGCCATACATGACATTCATGTGCCTTGGTGGCTTAGCTTCCATTCCGCGTGAAACCGAAGAGGCTGCAAGAATTGATGGCGCTTCCGGATTCCGCGTTATTTGGGAAATTGTGCTTCCGCAAATGAAGGGAGTTCTTCTGGTCACCGCAATCCTGAAAACTATTTTTGCCCTGAAGATGTTTGATCAGGTTGTCACGCTTACTGGCGGGGGACCAGGAACATCGACTGAGACACTAGCGTACTTTGTATTCAACGTTGGTTTCAAATGGTACGATATGGGCTACGCCTCGGCGCTGGCCTGGATTCTGACGCTCATTATGATGGTCATCTCGGCTTGGTATGTCCGCATGCTGTTGAGTGATAAGAATACGGCAACAGCATGA